One Pontibacter deserti genomic region harbors:
- a CDS encoding UbiA family prenyltransferase — MTAYRDAITLMRIPFSVYLMPVFWFALSVLEQVSISRAIVVFLILHLLVYPASNGYNSYYDRDEGSIGGLKNPPKVNRQLMHLVLLFDVTAVLLAILVAPLFGALVALYLLISKAYSYEGIRLKKYPIISTIIVTFFQGAFTFAMVQVGVGLQVQEVLQFPNLGFAIVSTLFLCGSYPLTQIYQHDEDSRRGDRTLSLILGITGTYVFAAISLFIGTAVLLWLYFTSRQYQNIIIFIVATAPIVYFFTSWVINASKNKAAVNYENTMWMNKISSVCISLAFVCILIYKSM, encoded by the coding sequence ATGACTGCCTACCGCGATGCCATAACCCTAATGCGAATACCTTTTTCGGTGTACCTGATGCCGGTATTCTGGTTTGCGCTGAGCGTGTTGGAGCAGGTAAGTATAAGCCGGGCTATAGTTGTTTTCCTGATACTGCATTTGCTTGTATACCCGGCCAGCAACGGCTACAACTCTTATTACGACCGCGACGAAGGAAGTATAGGTGGTCTCAAAAATCCACCAAAAGTAAACAGGCAACTGATGCACCTGGTGCTGCTCTTTGACGTGACGGCTGTGCTGCTGGCCATACTTGTAGCGCCATTATTTGGTGCATTAGTGGCTTTATACCTGCTCATCTCCAAGGCTTACAGTTATGAAGGCATCCGGCTAAAAAAATACCCGATCATTAGTACCATTATAGTTACCTTTTTTCAGGGGGCATTCACATTTGCTATGGTACAGGTTGGCGTTGGACTGCAAGTGCAGGAAGTGCTGCAATTTCCGAATCTAGGGTTTGCTATAGTTAGTACATTATTTCTGTGTGGCTCCTACCCTCTTACACAAATCTATCAGCATGATGAAGACAGTCGTCGCGGGGATAGAACACTAAGTCTTATACTTGGCATTACCGGCACCTATGTTTTTGCGGCTATCAGTTTATTTATCGGAACAGCTGTATTGCTTTGGTTATACTTCACATCAAGGCAATATCAGAACATCATCATCTTTATAGTAGCGACAGCGCCAATTGTATACTTCTTTACCAGTTGGGTTATAAATGCATCTAAAAACAAAGCTGCCGTAAATTATGAGAATACTATGTGGATGAACAAGATTTCTTCTGTCTGTATCAGCCTGGCATTTGTTTGTATACTTATCTATAAATCTATGTAA
- the pyrR gene encoding bifunctional pyr operon transcriptional regulator/uracil phosphoribosyltransferase PyrR, translating into MQKRLIVNQQLLDIMVMRLCHQLIENHGDFSDSVILGLQPRGKYVAERIQQTLATILGKQVPTGYLDTTFHRDDFRRRETPLTANATKIDFLIEGKKVILVDDVLYTGRSVRAAMDAMIAYGRPANVELLVLIDRLYTRHLPIEATYVGRQVNSLQSQRVLVEWKAQQAPEDNIWLITKTED; encoded by the coding sequence ATGCAGAAAAGACTCATTGTAAACCAACAGTTGCTCGATATTATGGTGATGCGCCTGTGCCATCAGCTGATCGAGAACCACGGCGACTTTTCTGATTCTGTTATACTTGGGCTGCAGCCACGCGGCAAGTACGTAGCAGAGCGCATACAGCAAACACTGGCCACTATACTTGGCAAACAAGTACCGACCGGCTACCTCGACACAACGTTCCACCGCGACGACTTCCGCAGACGCGAAACACCATTAACTGCCAACGCCACTAAGATCGATTTCCTGATTGAAGGCAAAAAAGTAATTCTGGTTGATGATGTGCTGTATACGGGTCGTTCAGTAAGGGCTGCCATGGATGCCATGATCGCTTATGGTCGTCCGGCAAACGTGGAACTGCTGGTGCTGATAGACCGCCTCTACACCCGCCATTTACCAATTGAGGCAACTTATGTAGGCCGACAGGTAAATTCGCTGCAAAGCCAACGGGTACTGGTTGAGTGGAAAGCGCAGCAAGCCCCGGAAGACAATATCTGGCTGATCACTAAAACCGAAGACTAA
- the serS gene encoding serine--tRNA ligase yields the protein MLQLSVLREQTDLVVAGLTKKNYKNAAEEVAALLDLDQRRRQVQSEHDELQARSNSISKEIGILMKNGEREKAESYKAQTTELKQQAKTLADQLATLEDELQAALYKLPNLPHESVPVGRTAEDNEVVLQHGEIPELHAGAQPHWELIQKYDIIDFDLGNKITGAGFPVYKKQGARLQRALINFFLDEAIKAGYVEVQPPILVNEASGYGTGQLPDKDGQMYHATEDNYYLIPTAEVPITNIYRDVIVPVEQLPIKNAGHTPCFRREAGSWGADVRGLNRLHQFDKVEIVQISLPEKSYDVLEEMSSYIQSLLQKLELPYRVLRLCGGDMSFTSALTYDMEVYSAAQGRWLEVSSASNFETYQANRLKLRYKTESGKTQLLHTLNGSALALPRIVAAILENNQTPEGINMPKVLHSYLGFEKIS from the coding sequence ATGCTACAGCTATCCGTTTTAAGAGAGCAGACTGACCTGGTAGTGGCAGGCTTGACCAAGAAAAACTACAAAAATGCAGCCGAAGAAGTTGCCGCGTTGCTGGACTTAGATCAGCGCCGCAGACAAGTACAAAGCGAGCACGATGAGTTACAGGCCCGGTCAAACAGCATCTCTAAAGAGATCGGAATTCTGATGAAAAACGGCGAACGTGAGAAAGCCGAATCCTATAAAGCACAAACTACAGAGTTAAAACAGCAGGCTAAAACGCTTGCCGACCAGCTAGCTACCCTGGAAGATGAATTGCAGGCTGCTTTGTACAAGCTGCCTAACCTTCCGCACGAGAGTGTTCCTGTTGGTAGAACAGCAGAAGACAACGAAGTAGTTCTACAACATGGTGAAATTCCTGAACTGCATGCCGGCGCACAACCGCATTGGGAGCTAATCCAGAAGTATGACATTATTGATTTTGACCTGGGCAATAAAATAACCGGTGCTGGTTTCCCGGTTTATAAAAAGCAGGGCGCCCGTTTGCAGCGTGCGCTTATTAACTTCTTTTTAGACGAAGCCATAAAAGCTGGTTATGTAGAAGTACAGCCGCCTATATTGGTAAATGAAGCATCAGGCTACGGAACCGGCCAGCTACCGGATAAGGATGGCCAGATGTACCATGCCACCGAAGATAATTATTACCTGATACCAACTGCGGAGGTGCCAATTACAAACATTTACCGCGATGTAATTGTACCAGTTGAGCAGCTTCCTATTAAAAACGCAGGACATACACCGTGTTTCAGAAGAGAGGCTGGCTCGTGGGGCGCTGATGTACGCGGATTGAACCGTTTGCACCAGTTTGATAAGGTAGAAATTGTACAGATATCGCTGCCTGAGAAGTCTTACGACGTGCTGGAAGAAATGAGCAGCTACATTCAGAGCCTGTTGCAGAAACTAGAATTGCCATACCGTGTGCTGCGCCTTTGCGGTGGTGACATGAGCTTTACCTCTGCCCTTACTTATGATATGGAAGTATACTCTGCTGCACAGGGTCGCTGGCTGGAAGTAAGTTCTGCCTCCAACTTCGAAACATACCAAGCCAACCGTCTGAAACTGCGTTACAAAACAGAATCTGGTAAAACCCAGCTACTGCATACACTTAATGGTAGCGCTCTTGCCCTGCCACGTATAGTTGCTGCTATACTGGAGAACAACCAGACACCAGAAGGTATAAACATGCCAAAAGTACTACATTCATACTTAGGCTTTGAGAAGATTTCTTAA
- a CDS encoding EVE domain-containing protein, translated as MHYWLVKSEPETYSWADLVRDGRICWDGVRNYQARNNLQQMQPGEMVLFYHSVSEKAIVGIAKVDKAAYPDPTSDDPRWMAVDLVPFRDFKDPVTLEQIKKDKRLENIALLRQSRLSVMPLTAEEFDVLLALGN; from the coding sequence ATGCATTACTGGTTAGTAAAATCGGAGCCTGAAACGTATTCGTGGGCAGACTTAGTGAGAGACGGGCGCATCTGTTGGGATGGCGTTAGGAATTACCAAGCACGTAACAACCTGCAGCAAATGCAACCCGGCGAAATGGTTTTGTTCTACCACAGTGTATCTGAGAAGGCTATAGTTGGCATTGCCAAAGTAGACAAAGCCGCTTACCCTGACCCAACTTCTGACGACCCACGCTGGATGGCTGTGGACCTGGTTCCGTTCCGCGATTTTAAAGACCCGGTTACTTTAGAGCAGATAAAAAAAGACAAGCGCTTAGAGAATATTGCCCTGTTGCGCCAGTCGCGCCTGTCAGTTATGCCGCTTACCGCCGAAGAATTTGATGTGCTACTAGCATTAGGCAACTAA
- the rho gene encoding transcription termination factor Rho, which yields MYNIEELKDRLLSELKEIAEHLGVQNFKKLSKQDIIYKILDQQAITPPEKLPKKIKSAASIAAPVNESTPEITTEVAEIPVVSEAPALEERRPIVRTNQPERAPRPAAAPAKDHGPQQHRERMQPRRDNREQGNEQRIDNREPRPERVDNQPREARPERAEAQVREQRFERNDNREPRQENRNDNREQRPEREPRQDNREQRSDQQTNRPDNRYDNQRRNNPQQQQVNASSSNFKEFDGIILNEGVLELMQDGYGFLRSTHYNYLASPDDIYVSPSQIKLFGLKTGDTVKGQIRPPKEGEKYFALLKVDSVNGRTTEEIRDRIPFQHLTPLFPEERLKLTTKPSQLSTRILDLFAPIGKGQRGMIVAQPKTGKTVLLKEIANAISENHPEVYLMILLIDERPEEVTDMARSVKAEVIASTFDETAERHVKVSSIVLDKAKRMVECGHDVVILLDSITRLARAYNTVVPSSGKILSGGVDANALHKPKRFFGAARNVENGGSLTIIATALIDTGSKMDEVIFEEFKGTGNMELQLDRKLANKRIYPAIDVPASGTRREDLLMDRDELNRVWILRKFMSDMNSVEAMEFLKDRMVGTKSNEEFLISMNG from the coding sequence ATGTATAATATTGAAGAATTGAAAGATAGGCTTCTTTCAGAACTCAAGGAAATTGCAGAGCATCTGGGCGTTCAGAACTTTAAAAAACTGAGCAAACAGGACATCATCTACAAGATCCTAGATCAACAAGCCATCACCCCTCCTGAAAAATTACCAAAAAAGATCAAATCAGCTGCCAGCATTGCTGCCCCAGTAAACGAATCGACCCCGGAAATTACAACTGAAGTAGCTGAAATACCTGTAGTATCTGAAGCACCTGCCTTAGAAGAAAGAAGACCTATAGTTCGTACCAACCAGCCTGAGCGCGCACCAAGACCTGCCGCAGCACCTGCCAAAGATCATGGTCCGCAGCAACACCGCGAGCGTATGCAACCACGTCGCGATAACAGGGAACAAGGTAACGAGCAGCGCATTGATAACCGTGAACCAAGACCGGAACGTGTAGATAATCAGCCTCGTGAAGCAAGACCGGAGCGCGCTGAAGCTCAGGTTCGTGAACAACGCTTTGAGCGCAACGATAACCGCGAACCACGTCAGGAAAACCGTAACGATAACCGTGAGCAACGTCCGGAGCGTGAACCGCGCCAGGACAACCGTGAGCAGCGTAGCGACCAGCAGACAAACAGACCAGATAACCGCTACGATAACCAACGCCGTAACAACCCGCAACAGCAGCAGGTTAATGCATCTAGCAGCAACTTTAAAGAGTTCGACGGTATTATCCTAAACGAAGGTGTGCTGGAATTAATGCAGGATGGGTATGGTTTCCTGCGTTCTACGCACTATAATTACTTAGCATCTCCGGATGATATTTATGTATCGCCGTCGCAAATCAAATTATTTGGACTGAAAACGGGTGATACTGTAAAAGGCCAGATCCGTCCGCCGAAAGAAGGCGAAAAGTATTTTGCACTACTTAAAGTAGATTCTGTAAACGGCCGTACAACCGAAGAAATTCGTGACCGTATTCCGTTCCAGCACCTTACGCCGCTTTTCCCTGAAGAGCGCCTTAAACTAACTACCAAGCCAAGCCAGCTTTCTACCCGTATACTTGACCTATTTGCCCCAATCGGTAAAGGCCAGCGTGGTATGATCGTGGCTCAGCCAAAAACAGGTAAAACCGTGTTACTGAAAGAGATAGCCAACGCTATTTCTGAAAATCACCCGGAAGTATACCTGATGATCCTTCTGATTGACGAACGTCCGGAAGAGGTGACAGATATGGCTCGTAGCGTAAAAGCTGAGGTTATTGCATCAACGTTTGATGAAACAGCAGAGCGCCACGTAAAGGTATCAAGCATTGTACTGGATAAGGCGAAACGTATGGTAGAGTGCGGCCACGATGTGGTTATACTTCTGGACTCTATTACGCGTCTGGCCCGTGCTTATAACACCGTTGTTCCGTCATCTGGTAAGATCTTATCGGGTGGTGTGGATGCAAACGCGCTGCACAAGCCGAAGCGCTTCTTTGGTGCTGCCCGTAACGTGGAGAATGGTGGTTCACTTACCATCATCGCTACTGCCCTGATCGATACCGGTTCTAAAATGGACGAAGTTATCTTCGAAGAATTTAAAGGTACTGGTAACATGGAGCTTCAGCTGGATCGTAAACTGGCTAACAAGCGTATCTATCCGGCTATTGATGTTCCTGCATCTGGTACACGTCGCGAAGACCTGCTGATGGACAGAGACGAACTGAACCGCGTCTGGATCCTGCGCAAGTTTATGTCAGATATGAACTCTGTAGAAGCGATGGAGTTCCTGAAAGACAGAATGGTAGGAACAAAGAGCAACGAGGAATTCCTGATCTCGATGAACGGCTAA
- the polX gene encoding DNA polymerase/3'-5' exonuclease PolX yields MENKKIIRLFKLAAELMELHDENPFKIRSYVNGAATLELVEEPLAGMSQATLESIQGVGKGIAAKIIEINQTGSFAELDQMLAATPPGVVEMLRIKGIGPKKVRTIWKELGTETVEELLDACEQDKLSKLKGFGTKTQENIKQALLFTQQNRGKLLYAEAEPSAEELLQTIKQALPDAKVEVVGDVRRRMEIVESLQFVVATDKYKDACEKLSKIDVLEQDVRNSGPRIWRGNYSLNGLAVEIRLVDDACFANEVVLRSALEAHLTQVFAAGKTMLNVLREENHKTEEDVYHAAGMAYVVPELREGTNELQLAMDNKLPKLLELSDLKGILHNHSTYSDGAHTLEHMATFCRDMGYQYLGISDHSKTASYAGGLREGDVLRQQKEIDELNQKLAPFKIFKGIESDILTDGSLDYEEDILKTFDFIVASIHSVLNMDEKKATQRLITAIENPYTTMLGHPTGRLLLRREGYPINHKMVIDACAANNVIIEINANPWRLDLDWRHVQYALERGVMLSINPDAHHTSGYDDMKYGVLVGRKGRLTKEMTFNAKPIEEVEAYFNKRKAGIVGG; encoded by the coding sequence GTGGAAAATAAAAAAATCATACGACTGTTTAAGCTGGCTGCCGAGCTAATGGAGCTGCACGACGAGAACCCGTTTAAGATACGCTCTTACGTGAATGGCGCCGCCACTTTGGAATTAGTTGAAGAACCACTGGCAGGCATGAGCCAGGCCACGTTGGAAAGTATACAGGGTGTGGGCAAAGGCATTGCCGCCAAAATAATTGAGATAAACCAGACAGGTTCTTTTGCTGAACTGGATCAAATGCTGGCTGCCACACCTCCGGGCGTTGTAGAGATGCTGCGCATTAAAGGCATCGGTCCTAAAAAAGTGCGCACCATTTGGAAAGAACTGGGCACCGAAACCGTGGAAGAATTGCTGGATGCCTGCGAGCAAGACAAACTGAGCAAACTGAAAGGCTTTGGCACCAAAACCCAGGAAAACATAAAACAGGCGCTGCTCTTTACCCAGCAAAATCGTGGCAAACTACTGTATGCCGAAGCTGAACCAAGCGCTGAAGAACTGCTGCAAACTATAAAACAAGCCCTGCCAGATGCCAAAGTAGAAGTAGTAGGGGACGTGCGCCGCCGCATGGAAATTGTGGAAAGCCTGCAGTTTGTAGTGGCTACTGATAAGTATAAAGATGCCTGTGAAAAGCTTAGCAAGATTGATGTGCTGGAACAGGATGTGCGTAACTCTGGTCCACGCATCTGGCGCGGCAACTATAGTTTAAATGGCCTGGCTGTTGAAATAAGATTGGTTGATGATGCCTGCTTTGCCAATGAAGTGGTGTTACGGTCTGCTTTAGAAGCACACTTAACTCAGGTTTTTGCTGCCGGTAAAACTATGCTGAATGTGTTGCGCGAAGAGAACCACAAAACCGAAGAGGATGTGTACCATGCAGCAGGTATGGCCTACGTAGTTCCGGAACTGCGTGAAGGAACCAACGAGCTGCAACTGGCCATGGACAATAAACTGCCTAAACTGCTCGAACTCTCCGACCTGAAAGGTATACTTCATAACCATAGCACTTATTCTGATGGCGCTCATACTTTAGAGCATATGGCCACTTTTTGCCGCGACATGGGTTACCAATATTTAGGTATTTCGGATCACAGTAAAACGGCATCGTATGCAGGTGGTTTGCGCGAAGGTGATGTGCTGCGCCAGCAAAAAGAGATAGATGAGCTGAACCAGAAACTGGCTCCGTTCAAAATTTTCAAAGGCATTGAATCGGATATTCTGACTGATGGCTCCTTAGATTATGAGGAAGACATCCTGAAAACCTTCGATTTTATAGTTGCCAGCATCCACAGTGTGCTGAACATGGATGAGAAAAAGGCCACACAACGCCTGATCACAGCTATAGAAAACCCATACACTACCATGCTTGGCCACCCGACCGGCAGGCTGTTGTTGCGCCGCGAAGGTTACCCGATAAACCATAAAATGGTGATAGACGCCTGCGCTGCCAACAACGTCATCATCGAAATAAACGCTAACCCCTGGCGCCTAGACCTGGACTGGCGCCACGTACAATATGCCTTGGAACGCGGTGTAATGCTAAGCATAAACCCCGACGCACACCACACCAGCGGCTACGACGACATGAAATATGGCGTATTAGTTGGCCGAAAGGGCAGGCTTACCAAAGAAATGACCTTTAATGCCAAGCCGATAGAAGAAGTGGAAGCTTATTTTAACAAGCGGAAGGCGGGTATAGTTGGTGGTTGA
- a CDS encoding class I SAM-dependent methyltransferase, with the protein MNIRLQLFELEDQHWFPHVIRQGMLDFLRFMITKLDAYEAAIPLLQELLTRTNQHHITDLCSGAGGGIESIQQALSQQMGQTITVTLSDLYPNISAYQYLQHQSGGSINFIPAPVDATAVPESITGVRTIFSSFHHFPPTIAQRILQDATEKRAAIGIFEGARKSWLEMLLLWLVFPVIILAVTPFIRPFKLSRLFFTYLFPLIPLGIIWDGSVSLLRIYTPEHLQRILQKVNAPNYTWHTGRAGNKPGKHVIYLIGYPN; encoded by the coding sequence TTGAACATCCGCCTCCAACTTTTTGAACTGGAAGACCAGCATTGGTTTCCGCATGTGATCCGGCAAGGTATGCTGGATTTTTTGCGTTTTATGATAACCAAACTGGATGCTTACGAAGCCGCTATACCCCTGCTGCAGGAATTGCTTACCCGAACCAACCAACACCACATTACAGACCTTTGCTCCGGAGCCGGGGGCGGAATAGAAAGTATACAACAAGCTCTGAGCCAACAGATGGGCCAAACTATAACTGTTACCCTCTCCGATCTTTACCCCAACATTTCTGCTTACCAATACCTGCAACACCAATCCGGAGGAAGTATAAATTTTATACCTGCTCCAGTAGATGCCACTGCTGTACCTGAAAGTATAACCGGCGTACGTACAATCTTCTCATCGTTCCATCATTTTCCGCCAACTATAGCGCAACGCATTTTGCAGGATGCCACCGAAAAACGTGCAGCCATCGGCATATTTGAAGGAGCACGGAAAAGCTGGCTGGAGATGCTGTTGCTATGGTTAGTCTTCCCGGTAATTATACTTGCAGTTACTCCTTTTATCCGGCCGTTCAAGCTCAGCAGGTTATTCTTTACATACCTTTTTCCGCTTATACCTTTAGGCATTATCTGGGATGGCTCAGTATCCTTGCTGCGTATTTATACTCCTGAGCACCTGCAGCGTATCCTACAAAAGGTTAATGCCCCAAACTATACCTGGCACACCGGCCGAGCAGGTAATAAACCCGGCAAGCACGTTATCTACCTGATCGGATATCCGAATTAA
- a CDS encoding glycosyltransferase family 9 protein, producing the protein MQKEKLKILIIRFSSIGDIIYTTPVVRCLKQQVPGVEIHFLTKPGFRFILENNPYVDKLHLLQNHLNDTIQELKAEKFDYVIDLHNSLRSVLVKYKLGVKSSTFKKQRIRKILALKFKLNTVKPTHLVDRYLETVKFLGVVNDQKPVDYFLPGDYDLSILLPETHQQDYVAFIIGATHFTKRMPNEQVVSICQSLDKPVVLLGGKDVEENGAIIAQVAGEKVYNACGKLNMNESVYVVKQAAKVIGFDTGLTHISEAFNKELVTIWGSTVPELLGVQPYQVTKHYEAGVELPCRPCTKFGRSECPLGHFKCMRDIDEKAIVDFVNREV; encoded by the coding sequence TTGCAAAAAGAGAAGCTTAAAATATTGATTATCCGGTTCAGTTCGATCGGGGATATAATTTATACTACACCGGTAGTCCGTTGCCTGAAGCAGCAGGTGCCGGGCGTGGAGATCCATTTCCTGACCAAGCCCGGTTTCAGGTTTATACTTGAAAACAACCCGTATGTTGATAAACTGCACCTGCTGCAGAACCACCTGAACGATACGATACAGGAGCTAAAAGCAGAGAAGTTTGATTATGTGATTGACCTGCACAACAGCCTGCGCTCGGTGCTGGTAAAGTATAAACTTGGTGTTAAATCCTCTACGTTCAAAAAGCAGCGCATCCGGAAAATACTGGCTCTCAAGTTTAAGCTGAATACAGTAAAGCCAACGCATTTAGTAGACCGCTACCTCGAAACAGTAAAGTTCTTAGGCGTAGTAAACGACCAGAAACCGGTTGATTATTTCCTGCCCGGCGACTATGATCTTAGTATACTTCTACCGGAAACGCACCAGCAGGACTATGTAGCTTTTATTATTGGTGCGACGCATTTTACCAAGCGTATGCCAAACGAGCAGGTAGTTAGCATTTGCCAGTCCTTAGATAAGCCTGTTGTGTTGCTGGGCGGAAAAGATGTAGAAGAAAACGGTGCAATTATAGCGCAAGTTGCCGGCGAGAAAGTATACAATGCCTGCGGTAAACTGAATATGAACGAATCGGTGTACGTGGTAAAACAAGCTGCAAAAGTAATTGGTTTTGATACCGGACTAACGCACATTTCCGAAGCTTTTAACAAAGAACTGGTTACCATCTGGGGGAGTACCGTGCCAGAACTACTGGGCGTACAGCCTTACCAGGTTACCAAACACTACGAAGCAGGAGTAGAGTTACCATGCCGCCCGTGTACTAAATTCGGAAGATCAGAGTGCCCGCTTGGCCACTTTAAATGCATGCGCGATATAGACGAGAAAGCTATTGTAGATTTTGTGAACAGAGAAGTATAA